The following DNA comes from Candidatus Omnitrophota bacterium.
CAGGGACTTTGGAAGCTACTCAGGTAATTACGCCTAAGGCGGAGGCAGCACTTACGGCTGTACAAGCCACTTCACCAGTTACTGAGCCTGCGCCTGCAACACCCGCGGCGATGCCAGTAGAGATCAAGCCTGTTGAGCAAGCGCCGTTAATTAAACCGGCTCCAGAGCCTCCGGTTGCAGTAATTATTGCCAAGCCCATGAAGGGGTATTCGCCTCTTACGGTAAAATTTTCCGGGCAGAAATCATACTCTAAGTCGAGTAGAATCGTTTCTTATCTTTGGGACTTTGGCGATGGCGATACATCAACCAAAAAAAATCCTGAGAATACTTATTGGAGTACAACCTTTGGTGCTCGTAATTTTACTGTAACCCTTACGGTTAAGGATGTATCAGGCGCCACCTCCAGCTCCACCGCAACAATCGCAGTCTCCACCCCCTAAACCAAAAACCTAAAAGTTATCCACAGAGTAGGGGATATTTAAATGGTACCTACGGCTGTGGATAACTAATCAAGTTTATCGATTTCAATGATAGGATTTGGAGAATAATCAGTTTTAAAATAATGATTGTAGCTGGAGTAAGGATATTCTTCAGGAGAGGTAACGTAATTAGCTTTTACGGGATTATTATGTATATATTCTAATTTTTTAACTAACTCGTAAGAGTCAAAAATACATTCGTCATAAAATCCTTTTTGCCAGATTTTTCCTTTTCTATCATTTATTTTATTTAGTTTGTTTGCTAAGCTTCCTTTTAACATTTTCATAATGTAGGAAAAACTGTATTTTCCTAATGGGTGGATAATTAAATGTAGATGATCTGGCATAATACAAAAACCATATAATTTATAATCGAGTATAAGTTTGAAATATTCTATTGTAACAAGTAATATTTTACAGTTTTTGGGATTATTGAATATTTCGAACCTGTTTTTTGTCACAGTAGTTAAAAAATAAGTCGCATTTTCTTCGTAGAACCTCTTTATATTACTCATAGTTATCCACAGGGTAGGGGACGTTTAAACGTCCCCTACAGTTGTTAATATCTTTTTCTATACACGCAAGCTTAAAAAATATGTACTCCTTATTTACATCTGCATGGCAAAGGTGACAGTCACCAAGATTTCTGGTTTCGGTTATGGTTTTAATTTAATAATTTATCTAGACTTCTGTATTGGACTGCTTCTGCAATATGCTCTTGGCAGATGATTTCTTTCTGATCAAGGTCTGCTATGGTCCGGGCGACTTTAAGAATTTTGTCATAACCTCTTGCCGATAAAGTTAATTCTGACATAGCCATGCGGATTAATTCTTGCGCTGCCTTATCCAAAAGACAGTATTCTTTGATTAATTTTCCCTGCATTTGGGCATTACAGAATATCCCCGCCGATTTGAATCTTTCCCGTTGAATCG
Coding sequences within:
- a CDS encoding transposase, whose product is MSNIKRFYEENATYFLTTVTKNRFEIFNNPKNCKILLVTIEYFKLILDYKLYGFCIMPDHLHLIIHPLGKYSFSYIMKMLKGSLANKLNKINDRKGKIWQKGFYDECIFDSYELVKKLEYIHNNPVKANYVTSPEEYPYSSYNHYFKTDYSPNPIIEIDKLD